One Streptomyces sp. NBC_00554 DNA segment encodes these proteins:
- a CDS encoding rodlin produces MLQKAMAAVAVTASVVGISAAAAPQALAIGDGNGTNSVSGNGAVQEFGNSVTKGDKSPQLSLAQGSLNKLCLGVPVKGNVGGAALIGGVALQDIPILSAPQNQQCAENSTQAKGDEPLSHILSNIPVLSGNGIGNH; encoded by the coding sequence ATGCTTCAGAAGGCAATGGCCGCGGTGGCGGTCACCGCTTCCGTGGTCGGTATCTCGGCGGCGGCCGCCCCTCAGGCGCTTGCCATCGGTGACGGCAACGGCACCAACTCCGTCAGTGGAAACGGTGCGGTCCAGGAGTTCGGCAACTCCGTGACCAAGGGCGACAAGAGCCCGCAGCTGAGCCTGGCTCAGGGTTCGCTGAACAAGCTCTGCCTCGGCGTGCCCGTCAAGGGCAACGTGGGCGGAGCCGCCCTCATTGGCGGTGTGGCGCTCCAGGACATCCCGATCCTGTCGGCCCCGCAGAACCAGCAGTGCGCCGAGAACTCGACCCAGGCCAAGGGTGACGAGCCGCTGTCGCACATCCTGAGCAACATCCCGGTTCTCTCCGGGAACGGCATCGGCAACCACTGA
- a CDS encoding von Willebrand factor type A domain-containing protein translates to MGKDHIRTAAVTTRGRRLRATLLALTAAGAMLLTGCGSNGESDSPDGSKSRNDATGPLPAPAYPSGSAQGEQNGEQSGEQQDDEGREFAPSPDYLSTFALDVDTASYGYAKRTLADGRMPDPSTVRPEEFVNSFRQDYERPDGNGFSVTIDGARTEDEDWSLVRVGLATRADEEDGERPPAALTFVLDVSGSMAEPGRLDLAKDSLGVMTDRLRDDDSVALVTFSDEAETVLPMTRLGDNRGRVHYAIDSLEPQSSTNLGAGVETGYATATEGLRKGATNRVVLVSDALANTGDTDADTILERIEDNRREHGITLFGVGVGSDYGDALMERLADKGDGHTTYVSDTEGARKVFCEELPQNIDLTARDAKAQVAFDPQTVEQFRLIGYDNRQVADEDFRNDQVDGGEIGPGHTVTALYAVRTKPGASGHLATASVRWQDPDTRTPHEESGQVEATALERSLWNSSDRFQVTAVAAYFADALRQGDDRWPRLPGSLPLNELESRADELANSTEDKAVRELADAIEAATRAER, encoded by the coding sequence ATGGGGAAGGACCACATACGCACGGCGGCGGTCACCACACGCGGCCGTCGACTCCGCGCCACACTGCTCGCCCTGACAGCCGCGGGCGCCATGCTGCTCACCGGCTGCGGATCGAACGGCGAAAGTGACTCGCCGGACGGCTCGAAGTCCCGCAACGACGCCACGGGCCCACTGCCCGCCCCCGCCTACCCGTCGGGCTCCGCACAGGGCGAGCAGAACGGCGAGCAGAGCGGCGAGCAACAGGACGACGAGGGCCGTGAGTTCGCCCCGTCCCCCGACTACCTCTCCACCTTCGCCCTGGACGTCGACACCGCCTCGTACGGCTACGCCAAGCGCACCCTGGCGGACGGCAGGATGCCCGACCCCTCGACGGTCCGCCCCGAGGAGTTCGTCAACAGCTTCCGCCAGGACTACGAACGCCCCGACGGCAACGGCTTCTCGGTCACCATCGACGGCGCCCGCACCGAGGACGAGGACTGGTCCCTGGTCCGCGTCGGCCTCGCCACCCGCGCCGACGAGGAGGACGGTGAACGCCCGCCCGCCGCCCTCACGTTCGTCCTCGACGTCTCCGGCTCCATGGCCGAACCGGGCCGCCTCGACCTGGCCAAGGACTCCCTCGGCGTGATGACCGACCGGCTCCGCGACGACGACTCGGTCGCCCTGGTCACCTTCAGCGACGAGGCCGAGACCGTCCTCCCCATGACCCGGCTCGGCGACAACCGGGGCCGCGTCCACTACGCGATCGACAGCCTGGAACCCCAGTCCTCCACCAACCTCGGCGCCGGCGTCGAAACCGGCTACGCCACGGCCACCGAAGGCCTCCGCAAGGGCGCCACCAACCGAGTCGTCCTCGTCTCCGACGCCCTCGCCAACACCGGCGACACCGACGCCGACACGATCCTGGAGCGCATCGAGGACAATCGTCGCGAGCACGGCATCACGCTCTTCGGAGTCGGCGTCGGCAGCGACTACGGCGACGCCCTGATGGAGCGCCTCGCCGACAAGGGCGACGGCCACACCACGTACGTCTCGGACACCGAGGGTGCCCGCAAGGTCTTCTGCGAGGAACTCCCGCAGAACATCGACCTCACCGCCCGCGACGCCAAGGCACAGGTCGCCTTCGACCCTCAGACGGTCGAGCAGTTCCGGCTCATCGGCTACGACAACCGCCAGGTCGCCGACGAGGACTTCCGCAACGACCAGGTCGACGGCGGCGAGATCGGCCCCGGCCACACGGTGACCGCCCTCTACGCGGTCCGCACCAAGCCCGGCGCCTCCGGCCACCTCGCCACCGCGAGCGTCCGCTGGCAGGACCCCGACACCCGTACCCCGCACGAGGAATCGGGCCAGGTGGAGGCCACGGCCCTCGAACGCAGCCTGTGGAACTCCTCCGACCGCTTCCAGGTCACCGCCGTGGCGGCGTACTTCGCCGACGCCCTCCGCCAGGGAGACGACCGCTGGCCCCGGCTCCCCGGCAGCCTGCCGCTGAACGAACTCGAGTCCCGCGCCGACGAGTTGGCCAACAGCACGGAGGACAAGGCGGTACGAGAACTCGCCGACGCCATCGAGGCGGCCACCCGCGCGGAACGCTGA
- a CDS encoding chaplin, translating into MTAEKGKHVKLKKSAAVVAGAIMALGLASPAFADADAHGAAIGSPGVLSGNVIQVPIHVPINVCGNSINVIALLNPAFGNTCIND; encoded by the coding sequence ATGACCGCAGAGAAGGGAAAGCACGTGAAGCTCAAGAAGAGCGCTGCTGTCGTCGCCGGCGCGATCATGGCCCTGGGACTCGCCTCCCCCGCCTTCGCGGACGCCGACGCCCATGGTGCGGCCATCGGCTCGCCGGGTGTCCTCTCGGGCAACGTGATCCAGGTTCCCATCCACGTTCCCATCAACGTGTGCGGCAACTCGATCAACGTCATCGCCCTGCTGAACCCGGCGTTCGGCAACACCTGCATCAACGACTGA
- a CDS encoding SDR family NAD(P)-dependent oxidoreductase: MTTTSTALITGASSGLGAEFAAQLAARGHDVVLVARSQDRLEELAERLRTRHGVQAHVLPQDLAEPDAAARVTDALTARGLTVDLLVNNAGFGTCGRFEEIDPAREHDEIMVNVVAPVDLTHALLPGMLERGSGAVLNVGSTAGYQPGPYFAVYSATKVFVLNFSLALRQECRGRGIRVTALCPGPVETGFFDAIGTRKAAVTGSFTTTEPVVRAALRALDRDRAYVTPGLGNALGAHLTPRRPRTLVAAIAKRVTRKVLEPERKPSELAAA; this comes from the coding sequence ATGACCACCACATCCACCGCCCTCATCACCGGTGCCTCCTCCGGACTGGGCGCCGAATTCGCCGCTCAGCTTGCCGCCCGCGGCCACGACGTGGTCCTCGTCGCCCGCTCCCAGGACCGCCTCGAAGAACTGGCCGAGCGCCTGCGCACCCGGCACGGCGTCCAGGCGCACGTCCTGCCCCAGGACCTCGCCGAGCCCGATGCCGCCGCCCGGGTCACCGACGCCCTCACCGCCCGCGGCCTCACCGTCGACCTGCTGGTCAACAACGCAGGCTTCGGCACCTGCGGCCGGTTCGAGGAAATCGACCCGGCGCGCGAGCACGACGAGATCATGGTCAACGTCGTCGCCCCCGTGGACCTCACCCACGCCCTGCTCCCCGGCATGCTGGAGCGCGGCTCCGGAGCCGTCCTCAACGTCGGCTCCACGGCGGGCTACCAGCCGGGCCCGTACTTCGCGGTCTACAGCGCCACCAAGGTCTTCGTCCTCAACTTCTCGCTGGCTCTGCGCCAGGAGTGCCGAGGACGCGGCATCCGCGTCACGGCCCTGTGCCCGGGCCCGGTCGAGACAGGCTTCTTCGACGCGATCGGCACCCGCAAGGCCGCGGTGACGGGCTCCTTCACCACCACGGAACCGGTCGTCCGCGCAGCCCTGCGGGCCCTCGACCGCGACCGCGCCTACGTCACCCCGGGGCTGGGCAACGCACTCGGCGCCCACCTGACCCCCCGCCGCCCGCGCACCCTGGTGGCGGCGATCGCCAAGCGCGTCACGCGCAAGGTGCTGGAGCCGGAGCGCAAGCCCTCCGAACTGGCGGCCGCGTGA
- a CDS encoding rodlin, which yields MIKKVMAAAAVAASVVGVSAAAATPAMAIGNDNGTTSTSGNGAVQTYGNSATYGKMSPQMALIQGSLNKPCVGLPAKLNLGGAALIGGVALQDIPVLSAPQNQQCVENSTQAKGDEPLSHILNNIPVLAGNGAGNK from the coding sequence GTGATCAAGAAGGTTATGGCTGCTGCGGCGGTCGCCGCTTCCGTCGTCGGTGTGTCCGCTGCCGCCGCGACGCCGGCGATGGCGATCGGCAACGACAACGGCACGACGTCCACCAGCGGCAACGGTGCCGTGCAGACGTACGGCAACTCGGCCACGTACGGCAAGATGAGCCCCCAGATGGCGCTCATCCAGGGCTCGCTCAACAAGCCCTGTGTCGGCCTGCCCGCGAAGCTCAACCTCGGTGGAGCCGCCCTCATCGGCGGTGTCGCGCTCCAGGACATCCCGGTCCTGTCGGCCCCGCAGAACCAGCAGTGTGTCGAGAACTCGACCCAGGCCAAGGGCGACGAGCCGCTGTCGCACATCCTGAACAACATCCCGGTCCTGGCCGGCAACGGCGCCGGCAACAAGTAG
- a CDS encoding NAD(P)-binding domain-containing protein: MYDLLVVGAGPYGLSVASHAAAAGLSLRVLGRPMASWRDHMPDGMFLKSEPWASNLSDPEDRWRLDTYCAGQGVRARHGEPIPVEMFASYGLWFARNAVPEVDERTVVRVSAVPGGFEAVLADGEILHARTVALAVGVLPFIEVPAVLRELGPSYVSHSSHHGDLDRFRGRDVTVIGGGQAALETAALLAEQGSRVRVLARAGRLNWNDVPPAWERPWWESARTPHSGLGCGWRNWFYAERPGLFHRLPETTRARIAATALGPAGAWWVRDRVEPAVELLLGHEVAAAHASDGAVRLETVSRDGEATSLETEHVIAATGFKATRERLGLLSDELRGDLAAVADGSPEVGRDFESSVPGLFMAGLVTASGFGPAMRFVHGATFTAGTLVRGVRRRLGTMPVPVRQQRREALDPARR; the protein is encoded by the coding sequence ATGTACGACCTCCTGGTGGTGGGAGCCGGCCCGTACGGCCTGTCCGTCGCCTCCCACGCCGCGGCGGCCGGGCTGAGCCTGCGCGTGCTCGGCAGGCCCATGGCGTCCTGGCGGGACCACATGCCCGACGGAATGTTCCTGAAGTCTGAGCCGTGGGCGTCGAACCTCTCCGACCCCGAGGACCGCTGGCGCCTGGACACGTACTGTGCCGGTCAGGGTGTCCGGGCCCGGCACGGCGAGCCCATCCCGGTCGAGATGTTCGCCTCGTACGGCCTGTGGTTCGCCCGCAACGCGGTGCCCGAGGTCGACGAGCGCACCGTGGTCCGGGTGAGCGCAGTCCCCGGCGGCTTCGAGGCGGTCCTGGCCGACGGCGAGATCCTGCACGCTCGCACGGTCGCCCTCGCCGTCGGCGTCCTGCCCTTCATCGAGGTACCGGCCGTCCTGCGCGAGCTCGGACCCTCGTACGTCTCGCACAGCAGTCACCACGGCGACCTCGACCGTTTCCGCGGCCGGGACGTCACGGTGATCGGCGGCGGCCAGGCCGCGCTGGAGACGGCCGCCCTCCTCGCCGAACAGGGCAGCCGCGTCCGGGTCCTGGCCCGCGCCGGCCGGCTGAACTGGAACGACGTGCCGCCCGCCTGGGAGCGCCCGTGGTGGGAGTCCGCCCGCACCCCGCACAGCGGCCTGGGCTGCGGCTGGCGCAACTGGTTCTACGCCGAGCGCCCCGGCCTCTTCCACCGCCTCCCGGAGACCACCCGCGCCCGGATCGCGGCCACGGCACTGGGCCCGGCGGGCGCCTGGTGGGTCCGCGACCGCGTCGAGCCGGCCGTCGAGTTGCTCCTCGGCCACGAGGTCGCGGCGGCCCACGCGTCGGACGGCGCCGTACGGCTGGAGACGGTGAGCCGCGACGGCGAGGCGACATCCCTGGAGACCGAACACGTCATCGCGGCCACGGGGTTCAAAGCCACCCGTGAGCGGCTCGGCCTGCTCTCCGACGAACTGCGCGGGGATCTCGCGGCGGTGGCCGACGGTTCCCCCGAGGTCGGCCGGGACTTCGAGTCCTCGGTGCCCGGCCTCTTCATGGCGGGCCTGGTCACGGCGTCCGGCTTCGGCCCGGCGATGCGTTTCGTGCACGGCGCCACGTTCACGGCGGGCACGCTCGTACGGGGGGTACGGCGGCGGCTGGGCACGATGCCTGTGCCGGTACGGCAGCAGCGGCGCGAGGCCCTGGACCCGGCCCGGCGCTGA
- a CDS encoding chaplin — MAAAATSILSLYATPALADSNANGTAKDSPGVGSGNSLQLPVNAPVNACGNTLNVIAALNPAFGNSCANGADSSGSNQSHGSNQSHGSNGSHGSNGSHGSSGHDDSSGYGSDDSGGGHGGGYGGGPGSDHGGGSGGGSGSSAYGETHGSPGILSGNNVAAPVDVPVNACGNTADVVGVGNPAFGNDCENGPGGYGDTPPTTPPTTPPTKPPTTTPPTTTPPTKTPPTKPPTTPPTTTPSTPSTTPPVAPPGPPPTLPHTGSEGLLATSAASAALLAGGTVLYRRGRAASRR; from the coding sequence GTGGCCGCGGCCGCGACGAGCATCCTGTCCCTGTACGCCACCCCCGCCCTCGCCGACTCGAACGCGAACGGAACAGCCAAGGACTCGCCGGGAGTCGGCTCGGGCAACAGCCTCCAGCTCCCGGTGAACGCACCGGTGAACGCCTGCGGCAACACCCTCAACGTGATCGCCGCGCTCAACCCGGCGTTCGGGAACTCCTGTGCGAACGGCGCGGATTCGTCCGGGTCGAACCAATCGCACGGGTCGAACCAATCGCACGGGTCGAACGGGTCGCATGGGTCGAACGGCTCGCATGGCTCTTCCGGCCATGACGACTCGTCCGGCTACGGCTCCGACGACTCGGGCGGCGGCCACGGGGGCGGCTACGGCGGCGGGCCTGGCAGCGACCACGGCGGTGGTTCCGGCGGTGGCTCCGGATCCTCGGCGTACGGCGAGACGCACGGTTCGCCCGGCATCCTGTCGGGCAACAACGTCGCGGCGCCGGTCGACGTTCCGGTGAACGCGTGCGGCAACACGGCGGACGTGGTCGGCGTGGGCAACCCCGCGTTCGGCAACGACTGCGAGAACGGCCCGGGAGGCTACGGCGACACCCCGCCGACGACGCCTCCCACAACGCCGCCGACCAAGCCGCCGACGACGACGCCGCCCACCACGACGCCGCCGACGAAGACCCCGCCCACCAAGCCGCCGACGACGCCCCCCACGACGACACCGTCCACTCCTTCGACAACCCCGCCCGTAGCTCCCCCCGGGCCCCCGCCCACCCTGCCGCACACCGGCAGTGAGGGACTGCTCGCGACCTCGGCCGCAAGCGCCGCCCTGCTCGCGGGCGGAACCGTCCTGTACCGACGAGGCCGAGCCGCGTCCCGTCGGTAG
- a CDS encoding long-chain fatty acid--CoA ligase, with translation MGVRKDLKRAKKRTDLASRTKVELTRDDTGKVREARTARLAPGPTTGSTADLPFTNAAETPDVVVLRRQEHGTWHPVTAAAFAREVTATAKGLIAAGLEPGGRVAVMSRTRYEWTVLDFAIWAAGGQSIPVYATSSAEQVEWIVRDSGAHFVIVETPENADTVTTATARHPELPRVWQLDANALAELATLGRDIPDEEVVKRRAALTPDAIATLCYTSGTTGRPKGCVLTHANLHAEAANTVELLHPIFKEVTGQTASTLLFLPLAHIMGRTLQIACLMARIEVGHCPSIKPDELRPALREFRPTFLVGVPYLFEKIHNTGRATAEKIGRGASFDRAHRIGVRFGEAYLNKFLGTGKGPGPGLYAAWALYDLLVYRRIRKELGGRARYAISGGSPLDRDLNLFFYAAGIIVYEGYGLTETTAAATIVPPLRPRPGTVGLPVPGTAIRIADDGEVLIKGGVVFGAYWNNPSATDAVLRRDWFATGDLGALDEDGYLTITGRKKDILVTSGGKNVSPAVLEDRLRSRPPVGQCIVVGDNRPYIAALITLDPEAVAHWLAVRQLPADTPLSALTDDPRMRADVQRAVDHANDAVSRAESIRRFTLVAGEFTEDNGLLTPSLKVKRHAVTAAYADEIEALYGS, from the coding sequence ATGGGCGTACGCAAGGACTTGAAACGGGCGAAGAAGCGCACCGACCTCGCGTCCCGCACCAAGGTCGAGCTGACCAGGGACGACACCGGCAAGGTCCGCGAGGCCCGCACAGCCCGGCTGGCCCCGGGCCCCACCACCGGCAGCACCGCCGACCTGCCCTTCACCAACGCGGCCGAGACCCCGGACGTCGTCGTCCTGCGCCGCCAGGAACACGGCACCTGGCACCCCGTCACCGCGGCGGCCTTCGCCCGCGAAGTCACCGCCACGGCAAAGGGGTTGATCGCGGCAGGGCTCGAACCGGGCGGCCGGGTCGCGGTGATGTCCCGTACACGCTACGAGTGGACGGTCCTAGACTTCGCGATCTGGGCAGCCGGCGGCCAGTCCATACCCGTCTACGCGACCTCGTCCGCCGAGCAAGTGGAGTGGATCGTCAGGGACTCGGGCGCACACTTCGTGATCGTCGAGACCCCCGAGAACGCGGACACCGTGACGACCGCCACGGCCCGGCACCCCGAACTCCCGCGCGTCTGGCAGCTGGACGCGAACGCGCTGGCCGAACTCGCCACCCTGGGCCGGGACATCCCCGACGAGGAGGTGGTCAAGCGCCGCGCCGCCCTCACCCCGGACGCCATCGCCACCCTCTGCTACACCTCCGGAACGACCGGCCGGCCCAAGGGCTGCGTCCTCACCCACGCCAACCTGCACGCCGAAGCCGCCAACACGGTCGAGCTGCTGCACCCCATCTTCAAGGAAGTCACCGGCCAGACCGCCTCGACCCTCCTCTTCCTCCCGCTCGCCCACATCATGGGCCGCACCCTCCAGATCGCCTGCCTGATGGCCCGCATCGAAGTGGGCCACTGCCCGAGCATCAAGCCCGATGAACTCCGGCCCGCCTTACGGGAGTTCAGGCCGACCTTCCTGGTCGGCGTCCCGTACCTCTTCGAGAAGATCCACAACACCGGCCGCGCGACCGCCGAGAAGATCGGCCGCGGCGCCTCCTTCGACCGCGCCCACCGCATCGGCGTCCGCTTCGGAGAGGCGTACCTGAACAAGTTCCTGGGGACGGGCAAGGGGCCAGGACCGGGCCTGTACGCCGCCTGGGCGCTCTACGACCTGCTGGTCTACCGCCGTATCCGCAAGGAACTCGGCGGCCGCGCCCGCTACGCCATCAGCGGCGGCTCCCCGCTCGACCGCGACCTCAACCTCTTCTTCTACGCCGCCGGAATCATCGTCTACGAGGGCTACGGCCTCACCGAGACGACAGCCGCGGCGACGATCGTCCCGCCCCTGCGCCCCCGCCCCGGCACGGTCGGCCTCCCTGTCCCCGGCACCGCGATCCGCATCGCCGACGACGGCGAGGTTCTCATCAAGGGCGGCGTCGTCTTCGGCGCCTACTGGAACAACCCGTCGGCCACGGACGCGGTACTGCGCCGCGACTGGTTCGCCACCGGCGACCTCGGCGCCCTCGACGAGGACGGCTACCTCACCATCACCGGCCGCAAGAAGGACATCCTCGTCACCTCCGGCGGCAAGAACGTCTCGCCCGCCGTCCTGGAGGACCGCCTGCGCAGCCGCCCGCCCGTCGGCCAGTGCATCGTCGTCGGCGACAACCGCCCGTACATCGCCGCCCTGATCACCCTGGACCCCGAGGCCGTCGCCCACTGGCTCGCCGTACGCCAACTGCCCGCCGACACCCCGCTGTCCGCGCTCACGGACGATCCCCGGATGCGCGCCGACGTCCAGAGGGCCGTCGACCATGCGAACGACGCGGTCTCGCGCGCCGAATCCATTCGCCGGTTCACCCTGGTGGCAGGCGAGTTCACCGAGGACAACGGACTGCTCACCCCGTCCCTGAAGGTCAAGCGCCATGCGGTGACGGCGGCCTACGCGGACGAGATCGAGGCGCTGTACGGGAGCTGA
- a CDS encoding ATP-grasp domain-containing protein: MPFLDTRVPAVLLRIDRNPFHHGTLGAVRSLGRAGVEVHVVADSTGSPVRRSRFVSEMHPPPPPGASAGEIVAALRRVAARVSRPAVLIPMDDASAVAVAQCREHLAPSYLLPQQPGALAELVADKAELAALCASAGIPHPVTLIPDSPAQAAAAAWQLGLPVVAKWSRPWLMPTGTGLRSTVVVHSAQEAQALYLRAEEAGSRLLLQAYLPPGPDRDWFFHGYADRSGAVCGGGPGRKQRAWPRGAGLTAVGRWTPNPQLQSLVERLVGTLGYRGVFDLDFRRDGASGRYHLLDFNPRPGAQFRLFADGAGLDVVRALHLDLTHRPLPAPAPLPGRAFVVENYAPLSALRPQASGCELAWHARDDLAPGLTMWALWCRHVFRRLLDRVRRSAPVAAQPRVVRQPGEPNPLTDDEKASSC; encoded by the coding sequence GTGCCGTTTCTCGACACCCGAGTCCCCGCAGTCCTTCTGCGGATCGACCGGAACCCCTTTCACCACGGAACGCTGGGGGCCGTACGCTCACTCGGCAGAGCGGGCGTGGAGGTGCATGTCGTCGCCGATTCAACGGGAAGTCCCGTCCGCAGGTCGCGTTTTGTCTCCGAGATGCATCCCCCGCCACCGCCCGGCGCATCCGCAGGAGAAATCGTCGCAGCATTGCGCCGAGTGGCCGCGCGCGTGTCCCGTCCCGCCGTACTGATCCCTATGGATGACGCGAGCGCCGTCGCGGTGGCCCAGTGCCGTGAGCACCTCGCACCCTCCTATCTGCTGCCGCAGCAGCCCGGCGCCCTCGCCGAGCTCGTGGCCGACAAGGCGGAACTGGCCGCCCTGTGCGCGAGCGCGGGCATTCCGCACCCGGTGACGCTCATCCCGGACAGCCCGGCGCAGGCGGCCGCGGCAGCCTGGCAGTTGGGGCTGCCGGTGGTGGCGAAGTGGAGCCGCCCGTGGCTGATGCCCACCGGGACGGGGCTGCGCAGCACGGTGGTGGTGCACTCGGCGCAGGAGGCACAGGCGCTGTATCTGCGCGCCGAGGAGGCGGGCAGCCGACTGCTGTTGCAGGCGTACCTGCCGCCGGGGCCCGACCGCGACTGGTTCTTCCACGGATACGCCGACCGGTCGGGGGCGGTGTGCGGTGGCGGCCCCGGCCGCAAGCAGCGCGCCTGGCCGCGCGGCGCCGGACTGACCGCGGTCGGCCGCTGGACCCCCAACCCGCAGCTCCAGTCGCTCGTCGAACGGCTCGTCGGAACACTGGGCTACCGCGGCGTCTTCGACCTCGACTTCCGCAGGGACGGCGCGAGCGGCCGCTACCACCTGCTCGACTTCAACCCCCGCCCCGGCGCCCAGTTCCGGCTCTTCGCCGACGGAGCCGGCCTGGACGTCGTACGCGCCCTGCACCTGGACCTCACCCACCGTCCGCTGCCGGCTCCGGCCCCGCTGCCGGGCCGCGCGTTCGTGGTGGAGAACTACGCCCCGCTCAGCGCCCTGCGCCCGCAGGCAAGCGGCTGCGAGCTGGCCTGGCACGCACGGGACGACCTCGCGCCCGGGCTCACGATGTGGGCCCTGTGGTGCCGCCATGTGTTCCGGCGCCTGCTGGACCGCGTACGGCGTTCGGCCCCCGTCGCGGCCCAACCGCGGGTCGTACGGCAGCCGGGCGAACCGAATCCCCTGACCGACGACGAGAAAGCGAGCAGCTGCTGA
- a CDS encoding rodlin, with protein sequence MKKLWATAAIAASVAGISAGVAPQALAIGNDNGTQSTSGNGAVQEFGNSKTEGDMSPQLSLIQGSLNKPCIGLPAKVNAGGIAGIGGVALQDIPILSAPQNQQCVENSTQAKGDEPLSHILSNIPVLSGNGAGNK encoded by the coding sequence ATGAAGAAGCTGTGGGCAACCGCCGCTATTGCCGCTTCCGTCGCCGGCATCTCGGCCGGGGTCGCCCCCCAGGCCCTGGCGATCGGCAACGACAACGGCACCCAGTCCACCAGCGGCAACGGCGCGGTCCAGGAGTTCGGTAACTCCAAGACCGAGGGCGACATGAGCCCGCAGCTCTCGCTCATCCAGGGTTCCCTGAACAAGCCCTGCATCGGCCTGCCCGCGAAGGTCAACGCCGGCGGCATCGCGGGCATCGGTGGCGTCGCGCTCCAGGACATCCCGATCCTGTCGGCCCCGCAGAACCAGCAGTGTGTCGAGAACTCGACCCAGGCCAAGGGCGACGAGCCGCTGTCGCACATCCTGAGCAACATCCCGGTCCTCTCCGGCAACGGCGCCGGCAACAAGTAG
- a CDS encoding TetR/AcrR family transcriptional regulator, translating into MGRALRADAERSVRAILEAAERVLAADPGASMEQIAEAAGVARTTVHRRFASRQALIDALAESAVRQLTQAIEDARPDTTPSLVALHRVTANVLRIKGAWSYALGQPADEGGAAAAGWDQLGARCLELLARARDEGLLDPAVDLEWVRRVYYALIGEALHGDDRPDPDPDVLAALVVDTLLHGAGRRPGAG; encoded by the coding sequence ATGGGCAGAGCACTGCGGGCCGATGCCGAGCGCAGTGTGCGCGCGATTCTGGAGGCGGCAGAGCGGGTGCTCGCCGCCGATCCGGGCGCGTCCATGGAGCAGATCGCCGAGGCGGCCGGGGTGGCCAGGACGACGGTCCACCGGCGCTTCGCCAGCCGGCAGGCGCTGATCGACGCGCTCGCCGAGTCAGCCGTACGGCAGCTCACCCAGGCCATCGAGGACGCGCGGCCCGACACCACACCGTCGCTGGTCGCACTGCATCGCGTCACCGCCAACGTGCTGCGGATCAAGGGGGCTTGGAGCTATGCCCTGGGGCAGCCGGCCGACGAGGGCGGCGCCGCGGCGGCGGGCTGGGACCAGTTGGGGGCACGCTGCCTCGAACTCCTGGCGCGGGCCAGGGACGAGGGGCTGCTCGACCCGGCCGTGGACCTGGAGTGGGTCCGCCGCGTCTACTACGCCCTGATCGGCGAGGCCCTGCACGGCGACGACCGGCCGGACCCCGATCCCGACGTCCTGGCGGCGCTTGTCGTCGACACGCTGCTGCACGGCGCCGGGCGGCGGCCCGGCGCCGGCTGA